The DNA segment AACAACCCCGCTGTTCCGAAGGATATGgtcttgtattttattttatattatgttattttagtttgatATTTTATAAGTTTTTGTGACTTGAAACCTATTAAGTCATCAACTTGATACACGACcaaaaagttgtttttttttcattgtacCCATCAAGTTGTTTCTTTGCTTGATGAAattaaaatttattatttaaCAGTTTGCAATCTTTATTCAAAGCTATTGTATTTTTGAGACGTTGCTTTATAAGATTCTATTATGCAAGCAGTATTGATGCTCGTATATGAAAAATAAAATGGATTGCTAAAAGAAATCAAACATGTCAAAAGAACCGGGTAAAACGAGGCAAATGACGATATATGTTACTAAACCATGTAACTATTTacaggtagaggatcctgtaaaaagtgctcaaagtgtaagaagtgtgagaagtgtattataacactatatataatactatataacatcatataaacaccgtataacaatatgtaacaccatataataccatataacactatgtaacagtaacactatatatcattatataacaaatataacactataggttgtctaatagcatgtctatgatagatgtatagtgttatatttgttatataatgatatatagtgttacatagtgttatatggtattatatggtgttacatactgttatacgatgtttatatggtgttatatagtactatatatagtgttataatacacttctcacacttcttacactttgaacactttttacaggatccttacCCACTATTTACAATAGATATATTGTATTTGGTTCATGGCGTTATAGCCTAGTGACATTTTGGGGGTGAGATAAGACTTAGAGACCATTAAGTTTTGGGTTCAATTCctaaaagggttttttttttctatatttattgggtttcctacTGAATTGGTGTATTGATAATATTACCttgtggagatggatatgatcgggtgattccGCTCGTGACACGATAATACTTCAGTGGTCCGTCACTGATCCTAATTGCCGTGTATTTGACATTTGCGACTATTCcttactttttttctttttccccATCAATTTACATTCAATATTTGATTTAGTTTTTCTTTATAACTTTGAGTAGTGCGAATGATTGAGATGATGTTAAATACTTTAAGATAAACGTGAGGTAAATGTGTAGGATTGGTTGAAAAAAAATCACCAAAAACGGTAAAAGAGTGAACCAGACAACTTTGAGTGTACTGATGCCACATCAGGCATGAGTGGGCCCGGAGAGATACTTCGATGATCTCAACGACAACCCCAATTCCGTTTTCCCACACAAACACTCactttcaaaaaccctaataataataatccaaTTTCATCACTCACCTGAATGCCGATGATAATCGAGCAGTAAAATAATGTCTGTTTCGGAGCTCAAACAACGCCACATCGCTGCAACGGAAACTGTAAACTCTCTTCGACAACGGTTAAACCAGAAACGTCTTCAACTTCTCGATACCGACAGTATGCtttttttcaatttcaaatttCTACTCTCAGTGTTGTTGTTGTAATTTTACTATGTCTTGTGTAGTTGCTGGATATGCGAAATCGCTAGGGAAGTCTCCGGTTGCTTTCGGTCCGACTGATCTCGTTTGTTGTCGGACCTTACAAGGCCACACAGGGAAGGTATCCGTATCATTTCGAATTTCTGTTAACCAACCGAGCCCGAGCTTGTTTAAACTCAAGCTCGCCATTAGGGTTGTAGCAATAGATTGCGacaattttttgtttttttttaatatagagTTAACTGCCCCCATTTTTTGTTCAGGTTTGGTTGAAAATGCCAAttcagtaaaaaaaaaaattgcgcCAATTCCGGGCCTCAACATTTTTGAAACGTGCCACTTCAATCCAAAAAGATAACGCCTTGCGCAAGTTCCTTCCTCAGCGTTTTTAACAGCGCGTTATCTTTTTGGACTTAAGTGGCACGTTTCAAAAATGTTGAGGACGGAACTGTCGCCAATTTTTTTTGGATTGAAGTGGCATTTTccaccaaaccatagggacgaaaatggcagttaactctttaatataaatagcaattaaatatagctacaaaatagctggattttaggtttttgttaaatatacatgtaaaatagcatatattaGGGTATTTTGATAcagggatattggatttaaataacctcTAACTTTCACCTATTGGCTAATTGGCTGATAGTACTctcaactttcgatttgtaccacaatactcccaactttcaacttattttcctgTGGCACTCCAAACTAACTGAACCCTAACCCACTAGCTAATGTCAGATGACACGCCACTAAACAAGTGCCACATCAAATGTCACGTCACTAAACAAGTGCCACATCAGATGCCCCACCAACAAAAAGTGTAACGTCAGatgccacgtcagcaaaaaaTTGACATGTCAGGTGCCACATCAGCATAAAAAAAGTCAAGTaagatgccacatcagcaaagAACTAGCTGGGTCAGGGTTCAGTTAGTTTGAGAGTGCCaaaggaaaataagttgaaagttgggagtgttGTGGTACAAATCCAAAGTTGGGAGTGCTATCGGCCTATTGGTGAAAGCtggggttatttaaatccaatatccctttgatataatatacatataatttttaattttttttttctagtgtatcactatttataaaatagccgcccGCTGTTTACtactattcgctatgtagcatataggtaccttatcgctatttgaCGCTATTCTCCATTAACAACTATGCcattaggggactaggggtggaatcactagtgatggattctatcactcccactCTCCAATCAAATCATGACATGTCATCAACCatatttctatcactagtgatagaaatggactaggggtggaatcactagtgatggattctatcactcccattttttttaattttcattttaaaattagaaaataaaaataaaacactaaattataaatttcattaaactttaaaaaaaattacataaccaaataaaaaaaaacaactaaaccgATGGCATCTCCCAACCCCACTTTGCGCAAATCGCGCGCTTTTGTTCGATGACAATTGACTTGAACGGTTCGTCGAGATGGGCGTGTTTTtcacacaagatttttaaatcattttgtctttcGATCGTTTTCAAGTGTTCCTTGTACGCCTGCTCCCGTTCAACTTTTAGGGTCATCattgtttcttttctttgttcGGCCATCTTGTATTGGGTCATTTTCTCCTCTTCGATTCTAAAAATCGACTCCGCCACCGCCTCCTTCCCTTTGCTTGACGAATCACCACCTCGTCTGCGTCGTGGCCTTGTGGGTGTATCTTCCTCAACGGGCTCGTCAAGGGGTTCGTCTAGAGGCTCGTCGTTTAAGTTCATTtggggcaagttatccgacgcggAAGTCGTGTAGTTCCCCGAATCGGATGTCTTTGATCTTTTCGAACCGCCTCGATTTTTTGGAGCCGTAGGACCACGCGTGTCAACCAACTCAACGGGGACCCACTTCGGGTGATGTCTCGCAACTTCCCATGCCGCCACGTGTGGAAAAGTTCTCTTATGGTACGTTGTGCAATACATTTCGGTGGCTTGTTGCATGATCGTCGCCTCGCTCGCTCCACTTTGTGGGTTTCGGctctacaaaaaaaataaaatattaaaaaactgttttctacaaaaaaactgtttttttataaaactgtttttttaataatctgttttttttataaaaaaactgttttttttataaaaaactgttttttttaataaactgttttttataaactgttttttatgaaaaaaactgtttttttataaaaaactgtttttttttataaactgttttttatgaaaaaaactgtttttttataaaaaaactgtttttttttataaactgtttttataaactgttatttataaaaaaactgtttttttttttataaaaaactgttttttttaataaactgttttttttaataaaaaactgttttttttataaactgtttttaataaactgtttttttaataaacaactgtttttttataaactgttttttataaaaaactgttttttttataaaaaactgtttttttttataaactgtttttaataaaaaaacataccttttgaatGAAATAAGCGTTGAACTGGCTAATTTTCTGGTTCAAATCCGTCCACTTCGACGTCATTTTGTCCATGTTTCGGACATTTGCACCGGGAAGTTTCATAAAATGATTAATAACCCGTCTCCAAAACGCATCCCTTCGTTGCTCGTTCCCGTGTTTCCTACTCTCCGAGATGTGCAAATACGCCTTCGTCAACGAGACCTCCTCCTCGCTCGTCCAAGGTTGTCGGCCGATTGGAACGATTTCTTGAACCTCAACATtttgttcttcttcctcttcctcttcctcttcctccgcttcttcttcctcttcctcttcctcgtccTCGTCAAGACTTGGTTGTGGTTCACGTGGTCCATTCCACGCTTTGGCAAAATGATGGATgagggtgttgtcttctagtagAGGGTCGAGTGTGTGGGGTTGGGTTTGATACGTTTGCgattgaaattggtgaggttgaaacggtggaacgaacggttggttatggtacgtttgcgattgaaagggtggatattgttgggtttgaaagggtggatattgttgggtttgaaagggtgggaCTTGGTCGGGTTCGTCTTGCAACCTAAATCGATCGGGCTCACCAAGATTCGCTCGAACCTTGGGCCTTATTTTCTTCGTACCCGAACCGCCACCTCTTTTTTTCGATCCACcacctctcttgcttgaaccttccatatttcttgtaaaatagttgagagttttttgaattttttgtatTGAGTGTGAGAATTGTTGAGAGGTTTTTTGTATTGAGTGTATTGAAAATGTGGGTATTTATATAAAAACATCAATATTCAAACGGTCAAAAAATTGGAAAAAACGGTAAAAAGGCaacgttcaaaaaaaaaacgGTCAAAAAAAGAAAAGTTTCACGCGTGCTCAGGTTAACGCGTTTACATTTCCACGCGTTATAAATGGAGTGGCGGCGGTGTAGCGTTCTTGTTTAACGCGTTATAAATGGCGATCACGGGACCGCCCCGTCCCCTCTTAACACACAATGATAATGAAATCGATGATTACCTGCATAAGCCTGATTTCCTTTAGTCTGGTCTGGTCCGGTCCGGTCCAAATGACCCGTTATCTAACTTTCTTGTTTTGCCACTCTACATCATCAAAAAAAGTTTGTTCTCTTTACTTATTTTTTTCAATGTACGTATTTATTATACCTCAACATACATAATTCAACAATTTCAAGAAACTTTTCAGGTTTATTCACTGGACTGGACTCATGACAAGAATCGAATAGTCAGTGCATCACAAGATGGCAGGTTAATAGTTTGGAACGCTCTCACAAGTCAGAAAACACACGCCATTAAACTACCATGTGCATGGGTGATGACATGTGCGTTCTCGCCACGTGGACAATCGGTTGCATGTGGCGGACTTGATAGTGTATGCTCCGTTTTTAATCTTAGCTCACCAACTGATAAAGATGGTAATATACCGGTATCAAGAATGCTTAGTGGTCACAAGGGTTATGTGTCATCTTGTCAATATGTTCCTGAGGaagataattatttaattacAAGCTCTGGTGATCAGACGTGTGTGTTGTGGGATATTACTACTGGACTCCgaacagtggcggatcttgcccgttgaacctgccagggccgaaagacacgggcactaaaattagcactacggccgaaaaacttgccagggccgaacatagtatatatacaaaatttcgatcgaaatacggaaaattagcactacggccgaaaaacttgccagggCCATGGCCCTGCCACTAGTCCACTAAGATCCGCCCTTGACTCCGAACTTCTGTTTTTGGAGGCGAGTTTCAATCGGGACATACTGCTGATGTTTTAAGGTAGTTTGTTTATCTCAACCGGGCTGGTTGGGTAATGAGTCGGCCGTCGGGTCAGATTGACCCGAAACATTATTTTCCCAAaagtttttaatttttctagAGTAAaacgccattttcgtccctgaggtttggccagttttgcgacgttcgtccaaaggtttgtttttccgcatctggattcaaaaggtttaaattcttgctattttcatccggctcgttaactccatccatttttcttcgttaaatcaggggtatttccgtctgttttgctaacttaaagggcaatttggtcttttccactttatgtacaagcataatgtacaagtattcaaaatccTTTagtttaagttaacaaaaaaagacagaaatacccctgacttaacggagaaaaatggatggagttaatgagccagatgaaaatggcaagatttcaaaccttttggatctagatgcggaaaacaaacctttggacgaaagtcgcaaaactggccaaacctcagggacgaaaatgccATTTTACTCATTTTTCTATGAACAGTTATGGGtatctaaattatattatttaaacattattttatggtttttttttcaGTGTTTCAATCAATAGCTCAAATACACGAATGTTTGTGTCGGGCTCTTGTGACGCAACTGCGCGCCTTTGGGACACTCGTGTTGCAAGTAGAACAGTAAGAACGTTTCACGGTCACGAGGGTGATGTTAATTCTGTAAAATTCTTTCCTGACGGAAATAGATTTGGAACCGGATCAGATGATGGAGCTTGCAGACTATATGACAGCAGAACCGGACACCAGTTACAAGTTTACTCCCcaccacaacagcagcagcaaggTGGCACTGGTACTGATGCACCTATGGTAACTTCTATTGCGTTCTCCATATCGGGCCGGCTTCTCTTTGCTGGATATTCTAATGGTGACTGTTTTGTATGGGATACTTTATTAGCAAAGGTGAATGTTAactgttataattttttttttaaattttagttGAGGGGTAATGTATAGATAGGCCTAacggtgcaaacgagccgagcccgagcttgagctcggctcgattcgaactttatttctaaagctcgagctcggctcgaaggtaatttttcaagctcgaactcggctcgggctcgactcgtttagtatttattaattaatttatattaattataattattactatacatataatttagtttttttttatatttatataaatggtaattattattatataaatatatgtttaatataataataaaaaatatataaacaaaaagctcgtttaggctcgcgagccggctcgagctcgataagcgaagctcgggctcgggctcgtttattaaacgagcttgtttttaggctcgggctcgttcgagctttttttcgagtcgagctcgagtagctcgcgagtagctcggctcgtttgcacccctagatAGGCCACTTAAATACTAGAgtaagtacacggatggtccccgTTGttgaccaaaattttggatttggtccttaGGCCTTAGCTTTTTGAAAGTACACAGATAGTCCccgtggtttgcactttgtaacgcatttagtccctaacttttgccaaaagtacatggctggtccctgtggtttgcactttgtaacgcatttaacCCCTAACTTGGACATGTTAAAACGTTTAGAGTTGTCAGCTGAGGACTAGATACattacaaaatgcaaaccacagggtcCGTCCGTGCATTTAGCCAGTTCATAAATTTAAAGTTCTGTCACATCTGTAGTTgtaaaaaactaaaaattacTAGAATACCCCTGGATCTACTCAAAACATCAACTCTATCGTATCATAAACACATGTTTGAGTAGAAATAGGAGTATTTATGTCGTTTCACAGCTCTAGAAGCAACAAAAGCTTCAAATTTCGGGCGATTTTATTATGTTACGATTTTCCTGCACATTTTTCGCTAGAATCGATGTAAACAAAATCAAATTGATACTTGGATGGCCTATTTATGCATTATTATACCTTATTATGTTTTATATAATTAAGCAGATATATATGTCTTATAATAGGTGATTTTGAACTTGGGGTCACTTCATAACTCGCACGAGGCCCGTGTCAGTTGTTTGGGTTTATCTTCTGATGGCAGTGCATTGTGCACAGGAAGTTGGGATACGGATCTCAAGGTTAGCTCAAACTCGGTTTTCCGATGCATATTGTCATGAAATCTTTTATGGTATTTTATAGAGGTGGCATAACGGGTAGGCTAGGTAATGGgcagtgttgtaagaatcgctaggcgctagtTGGCCGGTGGGGTACGGATTAATCGGATTGGGAATTTTATATGTAATCTTCAGATTTATATATATACgcacacatttttatgtgtaatTTTTTTAGCAAGCCAAGTTTTAAGCCCTCATTGGCTCGTTTTTTTAAGTAGACAAGATCAATCACCGATTATTTACAAGGTTAGGCCGGGAAATGGTCGGAGTTTGTCCGAAATTGTCGATTTTGGCCGATTAGGACTGCCTAGGGCTGCCGTTGACCATCTATCAATTAATTGGCCGATTTGAGGAAAATTACCCGGTGAACCTCCGActagcgaatagcgataaatcGGATGCTAGTCGGGATTTTAACAACCATGGTAATCGGTCAAAACTAATTGGGTTTGGGAATCACCAACATTTTTGGCCTTCTTTTTAATTTGCaaataaaaaattattaaaacacTAATACAATTTTGTTTGTAAGTAATTGATTTAGGACATCGTAAGCATTTGAGTATTggttagaccatgcgtagtcgttGGAGTGAATAATGcccatgtggcagcccagtcagcaatggggcattattgggcgtttttacaaaatgggtgtagtggggattgGAGCATTATGTTAAATGAGatgtaaaataattaaataaaacaaaaaccctcaaaaaaatcttattggataaCAAAAAGGGAGATGGAAGGTGATTGGACAAGGAGAAGGGGTTCAAAAAACGCCAAGGGGGCTTTTTTCgcgaataatgcccaataacgccgGGGTGTAATGGTTTGGGGGCGTGATCCGGCGTTTTTtctgaattttatttaaaacaaacgCCCCATTACGGGTGGTCTTAGACAACTTCTGCCATATATACCCGATcaacccgtttgacccgttaTTAGTTTTAAGTAGTCATTTAATCTCAATtaacgccccgcttgcggtatgcgcatataatgtatatatgtgtgggcgctcagGCGGCAAACGtaaaagtgcactaattttaacgttattttactatttttctgaaaaataacgttaaaagaggaggatggttaatcatgcatcatgtgttTGCGTTGATgaccgaaagacaagggggtacatgcactaaccggcatttgtctcaattgctgagtgttatgtgccttatgtccaatgcttgatgcaaaactactatcgagccgagggtctcattggaagcaacCTCTCTCTATTCcaacggggtagaggtaaggctctCTCTATTCCTATGGATAATTATATGGACTAGTCAAAAGCGGTTTGATTTGGGTTGTTAGTGTTACTTTAATTGTCATCTCCAGAATTTGGAACATGTCATTAGGTTGTCAGTTATAACCTCTTTTCATCGGTCTGAAAAATTAGATTATTCTAATATTTATGATACATTTTGGTTACAGATTTGGGCTTTTGGTGGACACAGAAAAGTGATTTGAATGAAGAGATCATATCAGATGTAATGTACATGTAATGTAACCATATTAGTGTATGTTGTTAACCTTTGTTTGTGAAAGTGGAACGAACGTTAATGGTTTGAGTAGTAGCAATGTTCGtattcttatttatttatttattttttggctaaattgcacttttcgtcctttatgtttcagggTTTCTGCAAGcgctgtcctttaagtttaaaaattacactctatgtcctttatctttGCAACCTATAACGGGCGGTGTCCTTTCTCAtaaacccagttaactttttATGTTAAAACCCCTTTTTGTAAAGCTCCTTAACAACAAGGACCATATGTATAATTTTACCGTCTTCCCCAACCCTAACTCTACTGATCTCTTCAAATCATTCatctaagggggtgtttggcctagcttttttatccaag comes from the Helianthus annuus cultivar XRQ/B chromosome 4, HanXRQr2.0-SUNRISE, whole genome shotgun sequence genome and includes:
- the LOC110938222 gene encoding guanine nucleotide-binding protein subunit beta isoform X1; this encodes MSVSELKQRHIAATETVNSLRQRLNQKRLQLLDTDIAGYAKSLGKSPVAFGPTDLVCCRTLQGHTGKVYSLDWTHDKNRIVSASQDGRLIVWNALTSQKTHAIKLPCAWVMTCAFSPRGQSVACGGLDSVCSVFNLSSPTDKDGNIPVSRMLSGHKGYVSSCQYVPEEDNYLITSSGDQTCVLWDITTGLRTSVFGGEFQSGHTADVLSVSINSSNTRMFVSGSCDATARLWDTRVASRTVRTFHGHEGDVNSVKFFPDGNRFGTGSDDGACRLYDSRTGHQLQVYSPPQQQQQGGTGTDAPMVTSIAFSISGRLLFAGYSNGDCFVWDTLLAKVILNLGSLHNSHEARVSCLGLSSDGSALCTGSWDTDLKVSSNSVFRCILS
- the LOC110938222 gene encoding guanine nucleotide-binding protein subunit beta isoform X2 produces the protein MSVSELKQRHIAATETVNSLRQRLNQKRLQLLDTDIAGYAKSLGKSPVAFGPTDLVCCRTLQGHTGKVYSLDWTHDKNRIVSASQDGRLIVWNALTSQKTHAIKLPCAWVMTCAFSPRGQSVACGGLDSVCSVFNLSSPTDKDGNIPVSRMLSGHKGYVSSCQYVPEEDNYLITSSGDQTCVLWDITTGLRTSVFGGEFQSGHTADVLSVSINSSNTRMFVSGSCDATARLWDTRVASRTVRTFHGHEGDVNSVKFFPDGNRFGTGSDDGACRLYDSRTGHQLQVYSPPQQQQQGGTGTDAPMVTSIAFSISGRLLFAGYSNGDCFVWDTLLAKVILNLGSLHNSHEARVSCLGLSSDGSALCTGSWDTDLKIWAFGGHRKVI